Part of the Elusimicrobiota bacterium genome is shown below.
GTAGAAAAAACTTCAGGAGAAAAAATATGATTGTATGCTATGAGGGAAAAATTGCTTATGGCAAAATTAAAGACCGACTACTTTTTTATTTGCCTTTTTAGTAAAATTTTGATATAATTTTAACATATATGAATTAAGACGAATATGAAACGGATTTTATGGCTGGTTTTTGTCGCTGTATTTATCGCGCTAATTTTGAGAACTTTTGTGTTTGAAGGAATTTATATCGCATCTGATTCAATGCTTCCAACTTTGCAACTCAACGACCATTTTTTTGTGGATAAACTAACATATAATTTCAGACAGCCGCAAAGAGGCGAAATCATAGTTTTTAAGTCGCCTGTAACAGATGAAAAAGAGCTTGTGAAAAGGATTATTGCCGTCGGCGGTGATATTGTAACAATACAGAACAAAGATGTGTTTGTTAATAGTCAGAAACTTGAAGAACCATATACACAACATACCCGACCTGATGAGATACTTAAAGGCGATAAAATTACTGACTTAAAAATTCCGGAAAACTGTTTTTTTGTTTTAGGCGATAACCGTGATGAATCAAACGATTCACGGGACTGGTTTGATTCTAAAACTGGTGAGCATATCTATTTTATACATAAAGATTTTGTAAAAGGAAAAATTATCAAATTCTAAAAATGTACCAACCATCTGAAAAAGAATTTAACAGCTTAACAAAAAATAATTATGGTGTGCAACTGTATAAAGAAATCCCTGTCAGTAGTGAAACACCTGTATCTGCCTATCTGAAACTTGGCGGGAAATATCCGTCATGTCTTTTAGAAAGCGTAGAAGGCGAAGAAAAACTTGCAAGATATTCATTCCTGATTTTATCGCCTGATATTATATTCCAGAGTAAAAACAATTCAGTCACAATACAGAATAAAAAGAAAAAAAAAACCATTATAACAGATAACCCGCTATTTTGTCTCAAAAGTTTATTGAGCCGGAATAAATTTATACATAACAAAATACTGCCTCGTCTTTCAGGCGGTGCGATTGGCTATATCGGGTATGATTACATCAGAAATATTGAAAAAATACCCGATAGAAAAAAAACAGGTCTGAACCTGCCTGAACTTTATTTTATATTCCCGAAAGTTATTATCGTATTTGACCATTTGAAACAAAAAATAAAAATTATTCGTATTGTTAAGCCATCTGAAAAAATAAGTTATGCTGATGTTTGTAAGGAGATTGAAAAGGTTATTGAAAAACTGGCGAACCCGATTCTTATAAAAACAGCCCGCGCTGAAACAGGATTTGTTAAATCAAATACTAAAAAAGAAAAATTCTTGAAAGCAGTTAAAAAAACAAAAAAATATGTCAAGGATGGTGATATTATTCAGGCGGTTTTATCACAACGGCTTGAGACAACATTTGTTGGAGAGCCGTTTGAAATTTACAGGGTTTTGCGTATCCTGAATCCTTCACCGTATATGTACTATTTTAATCTTGATAATGTAAGAATTATCGGCTCTTCACCTGAAATACTTGTCAGATTAGAAAATGGTATTGCTAATGTTAGACCTATCGCCGGGACACGACCTCGTGGAAAAGACGAATCCGAAGATAACAAACTTCAAAATGAACTTTTGGCTGACGAAAAAGAAAAAGCAGAACATTTGATGCTGCTGGATTTAGGCAGAAATGATTTAGGCCGGGTCTGCGATTTTAACAGTATCAAAGTGAACAAATTTATGTCAATAGAAAAATACTCGCATGTGATGCATATTGTCTCGGATGTCGTCGGAAAATTAAAACCAGAATCTGATGCGTTTGAATTATTAAAAGCAACATTCCCTGCAGGAACTGTTACAGGTGCGCCAAAAATCAGAGCGATGGAAATAATTGAAGAACTTGAGCCAACAAAACGCGGGCTCTATGCTGGCGCGGTCGGCTACTTTGATTACTCGGGTAATATGGATTTTGCGATAAATATAAGAACGATAATTATGAAAGGAAAAAAGGCATATATTCAGGCAGGTGCAGGAATTGTCGCCGATTCTGTGCCTGAAAAAGAATATGAAGAAACGATGAACAAAGCGAGAGGAATGCTGAAAGCAATAGAAATGGCAGCAAACAAAGTTGTATCAGGCTGGTAGAAACGCGAATAAACGCGAATAACAAACGCAAATATTCGCGAATATACGCGTTAGATTTGCGACAATTAGCGTGTTCACGGAGTAAAATATGATATTAGTTATTGATAATTACGATTCTTTCGTTTATAACCTGGTTCAGTATCTTGGTGAATTAAATCCGGATATAAAAGTTTTCAGAAATGATAAAATTACACTTTCTGAAATAGAAAAAATGAACCCGTCACAAATTGTAATCTCACCAGGACCTTGCACACCAAAAGAGGCAGGAATTTCTGTTGAACTTGTGAAACATTTTGCTGGAAAAATTCCAATTTTAGGCGTATGCCTTGGTCACCAATCAATCGGTGCTGCCTTCGGCGGAAAAATAGTTCATGCTAAAAAACTTATGCACGGCAAAACATCAATGATTTATCACGATGGCAAAACGATTTTTAAAGGAATCTCCAATCCGTTTGAAGCTACAAGATATCACTCATTAGTGGTAGAAAAAAAATCACTGCCAAAATGTTTAGAAATTTCCACACGGACAAAAGACGGTGAAATAATGGGTCTCCGCTTAAAAACTGTCAACCGTCAACCGTTAACCGTCAACTGCTGTGTAGAAGGAATACAATTCCATCCCGAATCAATCTTAACAAAGCCCGGTAAAAAATTACTGAAAAACTTCTTAGAGTATGGAGTGAAAAAATGATTAAAGAAACGATTGCAAAAGTTGTGGGAATGGAAAATCTGACGGAAAAAGAAGCGGTTGAGGTAATGACGGAAATTATGACAGGTCAGGCAACCGAAGCGCAGATTGCATCATTCATCACTGCATTGCGAATGAAAGGCGAAACAGTTGAAGAAATAACCGGTTGTGCAAAAGTGATGCGTGAACATGCAACACAAATTACCATCAAAAAACACGCGGTTGATATTGACAGAGACGAAATCAATATTGACTGGGAAACGATTGTGGATACCTGTGGAACCGGCGGTGATAAAACGTGCGGAACTGTGCGGAACTGGGAACTGTGCCTGGGAACTGGGGAACTGGCTGGGGAACTGTGGGGAATTGTGGGGAACTGGGAACTGGAACTGGGGGAACTGTGCCAGACTTGAAATTTTCAAAATTTTCAAATTTTTTAATACACTAAAAATATGCCACGCAAACCAAGGATAGAATATTCGGGCGCATTTTACCATGTTATTTCTCGTGGGAATAATCGGAAAGTTATATTTCACAAAAGAGATGACTACAAAGAATTTTTGAAATGTCTTGAGATTAC
Proteins encoded:
- the lepB gene encoding signal peptidase I translates to MKRILWLVFVAVFIALILRTFVFEGIYIASDSMLPTLQLNDHFFVDKLTYNFRQPQRGEIIVFKSPVTDEKELVKRIIAVGGDIVTIQNKDVFVNSQKLEEPYTQHTRPDEILKGDKITDLKIPENCFFVLGDNRDESNDSRDWFDSKTGEHIYFIHKDFVKGKIIKF
- the trpE gene encoding anthranilate synthase component I yields the protein MYQPSEKEFNSLTKNNYGVQLYKEIPVSSETPVSAYLKLGGKYPSCLLESVEGEEKLARYSFLILSPDIIFQSKNNSVTIQNKKKKKTIITDNPLFCLKSLLSRNKFIHNKILPRLSGGAIGYIGYDYIRNIEKIPDRKKTGLNLPELYFIFPKVIIVFDHLKQKIKIIRIVKPSEKISYADVCKEIEKVIEKLANPILIKTARAETGFVKSNTKKEKFLKAVKKTKKYVKDGDIIQAVLSQRLETTFVGEPFEIYRVLRILNPSPYMYYFNLDNVRIIGSSPEILVRLENGIANVRPIAGTRPRGKDESEDNKLQNELLADEKEKAEHLMLLDLGRNDLGRVCDFNSIKVNKFMSIEKYSHVMHIVSDVVGKLKPESDAFELLKATFPAGTVTGAPKIRAMEIIEELEPTKRGLYAGAVGYFDYSGNMDFAINIRTIIMKGKKAYIQAGAGIVADSVPEKEYEETMNKARGMLKAIEMAANKVVSGW
- a CDS encoding aminodeoxychorismate/anthranilate synthase component II: MILVIDNYDSFVYNLVQYLGELNPDIKVFRNDKITLSEIEKMNPSQIVISPGPCTPKEAGISVELVKHFAGKIPILGVCLGHQSIGAAFGGKIVHAKKLMHGKTSMIYHDGKTIFKGISNPFEATRYHSLVVEKKSLPKCLEISTRTKDGEIMGLRLKTVNRQPLTVNCCVEGIQFHPESILTKPGKKLLKNFLEYGVKK